In Caldisphaera lagunensis DSM 15908, a single genomic region encodes these proteins:
- a CDS encoding nicotinamide-nucleotide adenylyltransferase, with amino-acid sequence MVERALIYGRFQPFHLGHLSLVKWSFEQGFDEVAILVGMASENYTPRNPFTAGERIEMARLSLKDSGIPLDKVITATIPTLEISIGCAYYVLSYIPKVKAILTRNPVISKAFADAGIEVITPPIFNRNEWRGQYIRELMAKNDSKWKNYVTPSVVSYIEEINGIERVRKINSED; translated from the coding sequence TTGGTTGAGAGAGCACTAATATATGGAAGATTTCAACCATTTCATTTAGGGCACCTAAGCCTAGTAAAGTGGTCATTTGAGCAAGGATTTGATGAAGTTGCTATACTTGTTGGGATGGCATCAGAAAACTACACCCCTAGAAATCCTTTCACAGCAGGAGAAAGGATCGAGATGGCCAGGTTATCTTTAAAAGACAGTGGAATACCATTAGATAAAGTTATAACAGCAACAATTCCAACCCTAGAAATAAGCATAGGCTGTGCATATTATGTATTATCTTACATACCTAAGGTTAAGGCAATATTAACAAGAAACCCTGTTATAAGTAAAGCATTTGCAGATGCAGGTATTGAAGTAATAACTCCCCCTATTTTTAATAGAAATGAGTGGAGAGGACAATATATAAGAGAATTGATGGCAAAAAATGATAGTAAATGGAAGAATTATGTAACGCCTTCTGTAGTTAGTTATATTGAAGAAATAAATGGAATAGAAAGGGTTAGAAAAATAAATTCCGAGGATTAG
- a CDS encoding molybdopterin-dependent oxidoreductase yields MEIQGCKAYYNKELEALDIPIVFECGGSIKIKGFNDIKNVALNTIKTLNELFDYSFELGDYIERELIGRSFNLHKFKINALDGILRIVEKNGYFLNSSGVIFSSVLNKFNENIAGNLIKGKTLEFGEKLEPIFLDKSCSSEIPVGQKEIPKFVIYIAENYIPSIDINNYKLSIKGNVPKEIELSYNELEEISKDIGEKDFHCVTGWSVKGRKWKGISVWELLKLSGIKSESKWILAKSLTGYSSTIPMDKELLENTFVVIEMDNKKLSPESGFPARIYSPELFGWKGAKYLSSLYISDKYIDGYWEALSYHERGKANSNERFKIRNPDVVDLC; encoded by the coding sequence ATGGAAATACAAGGCTGCAAAGCATATTATAATAAAGAGCTAGAGGCTTTAGATATACCAATAGTTTTTGAATGTGGAGGATCAATAAAAATAAAAGGATTTAATGATATAAAAAATGTTGCTTTAAATACAATAAAAACATTAAATGAACTTTTTGATTATAGCTTTGAATTGGGAGATTACATAGAAAGAGAACTTATTGGTAGAAGCTTCAATTTGCACAAATTTAAGATAAATGCGTTAGATGGAATATTAAGAATTGTCGAAAAGAATGGATATTTTTTAAACAGCAGCGGCGTTATTTTTTCTTCAGTTTTAAATAAATTTAATGAAAATATCGCAGGCAATTTAATTAAAGGGAAAACATTAGAATTTGGAGAAAAGCTTGAACCAATATTTTTAGATAAGTCCTGCTCATCAGAAATTCCAGTTGGACAAAAGGAAATACCTAAATTCGTAATTTATATTGCAGAAAATTACATTCCAAGCATTGATATAAACAATTACAAACTAAGCATTAAAGGAAATGTACCAAAAGAAATAGAATTAAGCTATAATGAATTGGAAGAAATTTCAAAAGATATTGGAGAAAAAGATTTTCATTGTGTTACTGGTTGGAGCGTTAAAGGGAGAAAATGGAAAGGGATAAGCGTTTGGGAATTATTAAAACTTTCTGGAATAAAAAGCGAATCTAAATGGATATTAGCAAAAAGTCTAACTGGATATTCTTCAACAATACCTATGGATAAAGAATTGCTAGAAAATACGTTTGTTGTTATAGAAATGGATAACAAGAAATTAAGTCCAGAATCAGGATTTCCTGCTAGAATTTATTCTCCAGAATTGTTTGGTTGGAAGGGAGCGAAATATTTAAGCTCATTATATATAAGTGATAAATACATAGATGGTTATTGGGAAGCATTATCATATCATGAAAGAGGTAAAGCAAATTCTAATGAAAGATTTAAGATAAGAAATCCCGATGTAGTTGATTTATGCTAA
- a CDS encoding adenylate kinase family protein, whose protein sequence is MNEEGFIFISGTPGTGKSTLAKLISEELNCNYIEVSDFAVKKNLVIPDETGRDTYVIKEDELKEEILKEKGKGLTILVTHYPDVFLDDDRFYLNTLFLILLRTNPKILMDRLNKKGWDEKKVKENVLAEAFNTIAEDIYDYKDIVIEIDTSNENPNNLLDIVFNKINTLDFGIRINWLLNETLIDFISSLVDDVNFNNDRISD, encoded by the coding sequence ATGAATGAAGAAGGATTCATATTTATTTCAGGTACCCCAGGAACTGGTAAGAGCACTTTAGCAAAACTAATATCTGAAGAATTGAATTGTAATTATATAGAGGTTTCAGATTTTGCAGTAAAGAAAAATTTAGTTATTCCAGATGAAACTGGTAGAGATACTTATGTAATTAAAGAAGATGAACTAAAAGAAGAAATATTAAAAGAAAAAGGGAAGGGATTAACAATTCTTGTTACCCATTATCCAGATGTTTTTTTAGATGATGACAGGTTTTATTTAAATACATTGTTTTTAATTTTGCTTAGAACAAATCCAAAAATTTTAATGGATAGGCTTAATAAAAAAGGATGGGATGAAAAGAAGGTTAAAGAAAATGTTTTAGCAGAAGCATTTAATACAATAGCTGAAGATATCTATGATTATAAAGACATCGTTATTGAAATTGATACAAGTAATGAAAACCCAAATAATTTACTAGATATCGTCTTTAATAAAATTAATACTCTTGACTTTGGAATTAGAATAAACTGGCTTCTCAATGAAACTCTTATTGATTTTATCTCTTCCCTTGTTGATGATGTCAACTTTAATAATGATAGGATCAGTGATTGA
- a CDS encoding RAD55 family ATPase, whose translation MKFSAKYTEAQIILIAGNPGTGKTTLGSKFLYEGLKNDENSIYLNFTETKKDFYRNMLNLGIDFEYYEKQGKFKYIEAITITDINALSDLLQELLNLIDKMNAKRLVIDSISAIMQLGEQNLGKIRELLHNFFYLGPKLKEVTTFLIAELPYGKKSVGYGVEEFIVDGVIILKIKIVKRKIIRLMEIRKMRGNEISIGEVPFVIEYPDVISFRVPPTLNIIPSGINPSKGFIEIKVGNNKLTFASGTQNIFIVNPSVDSLPFLSFIIPQLLVKGNRIVYRSYIHSESTIKDKMTKCLEYYPNNKELINNLLVRNLNPSSKSIIELELNAEKIDNIEKPNIVIVEGLSTYIDIVSDLDTYKEEHYNNLIRRAGNNITGFYFINEFEENMSKIPLISVYDNVFYLTIKDKNILLKSIRNHLKAVPLDPIEIDARSIESCIAG comes from the coding sequence ATGAAATTTTCAGCAAAATATACAGAGGCTCAAATAATATTAATAGCAGGAAATCCAGGAACAGGTAAAACAACTCTTGGATCTAAATTTCTTTATGAAGGTTTAAAAAATGATGAAAATTCAATTTATTTAAATTTTACAGAAACAAAAAAGGATTTTTATAGGAACATGTTAAATTTAGGAATAGATTTTGAATATTATGAAAAACAAGGTAAATTTAAATATATTGAAGCAATAACAATCACAGATATTAATGCATTATCTGACTTATTGCAAGAATTGCTAAATTTAATTGATAAAATGAATGCAAAAAGGTTGGTTATAGATTCAATTAGCGCTATAATGCAATTGGGTGAACAAAATTTAGGTAAAATAAGGGAATTATTACATAACTTCTTTTATTTAGGCCCTAAATTAAAAGAAGTTACAACATTTTTGATTGCTGAATTACCATATGGTAAGAAAAGCGTTGGATATGGTGTTGAGGAATTCATTGTTGATGGTGTTATTATTTTAAAAATTAAAATTGTTAAGAGAAAAATCATTAGATTAATGGAAATAAGGAAGATGAGGGGGAATGAAATAAGCATTGGAGAAGTACCATTTGTAATTGAATATCCAGATGTCATATCATTTAGGGTTCCTCCTACTCTTAATATTATACCTTCCGGAATAAATCCATCAAAAGGATTTATAGAAATAAAAGTTGGAAATAATAAGCTTACTTTTGCATCTGGAACTCAAAACATTTTTATAGTAAATCCTAGCGTAGATTCCCTACCATTTTTATCATTTATTATACCTCAACTTTTAGTTAAAGGTAACAGAATCGTTTACAGAAGCTATATTCATAGCGAAAGTACAATAAAAGATAAGATGACTAAATGCTTAGAATATTATCCAAATAATAAGGAATTAATTAATAACTTGCTTGTTAGGAATTTGAATCCCTCATCAAAATCAATAATTGAATTAGAATTAAATGCAGAAAAAATAGATAATATTGAGAAACCTAATATAGTAATTGTTGAAGGGCTTAGTACTTATATTGACATAGTTTCAGATTTGGATACTTATAAAGAAGAACACTACAATAATTTAATAAGAAGGGCTGGCAATAATATAACAGGTTTTTATTTTATAAATGAATTCGAAGAAAATATGTCGAAGATCCCTTTGATAAGTGTTTATGACAATGTTTTCTATTTAACTATTAAAGATAAAAATATACTTTTAAAATCAATAAGAAATCATTTAAAAGCTGTACCATTAGACCCTATAGAAATAGATGCAAGAAGTATAGAATCCTGCATTGCAGGTTAA
- a CDS encoding methionine synthase produces the protein MSYEVPKKFPTTVVGSYPKLGNASEIIKKRDRNEISEGEFHEKIRDSINEVVKDYLDAGIDIISDGEQSREDMVVYFAQRLKGYNEGDWVRIFDNVYFRKPVIVGKLERIKEMIITDWLYTNKISNGRPVKLIITGPYTMLEWSFDLFYGDRREIIMDFAKIIREEILEGIRNGAKYVQVDEPALSTRPWKEEADLLKEALDYIFKGIDAKRIVHICYGKLERLLPYILDYPVDQFDLEFKNSNFRLLPYLKEYGYNKELGYGVVDVHSLQVESVNEIKEAIDKLMKLDIIGPEKVYIDPDCGLKLLPRDIAKEKLINMVKAAKIAREQY, from the coding sequence ATGAGCTATGAAGTTCCCAAAAAATTCCCAACAACTGTAGTAGGAAGCTATCCAAAACTTGGTAATGCAAGCGAAATAATAAAGAAAAGGGATAGAAATGAAATAAGCGAAGGAGAATTCCATGAAAAAATAAGGGATTCAATAAATGAAGTAGTAAAGGATTACTTAGATGCTGGAATTGATATAATAAGCGATGGAGAACAATCAAGGGAAGATATGGTAGTATATTTTGCTCAAAGACTAAAGGGGTATAACGAAGGAGATTGGGTTAGGATATTTGATAACGTTTACTTCAGAAAACCTGTTATTGTTGGGAAATTGGAAAGGATTAAGGAAATGATTATTACAGATTGGTTATATACAAACAAAATAAGCAATGGTAGACCCGTTAAATTAATTATAACGGGACCTTATACAATGCTTGAATGGAGCTTCGATCTGTTCTATGGAGATAGAAGAGAAATCATAATGGATTTTGCTAAAATAATAAGAGAAGAAATCCTAGAAGGAATAAGAAATGGGGCAAAATATGTGCAAGTTGATGAACCAGCTTTATCTACAAGACCTTGGAAAGAAGAGGCTGATCTATTAAAGGAGGCATTAGATTATATATTTAAAGGTATTGATGCAAAAAGGATTGTACATATTTGCTATGGTAAGCTTGAGAGGCTTTTGCCTTATATATTGGATTACCCAGTTGATCAATTTGATTTAGAATTCAAAAACAGCAATTTCAGGTTATTGCCATATCTAAAAGAATATGGATATAATAAAGAGCTTGGATATGGGGTTGTTGATGTGCATTCATTGCAAGTAGAGAGCGTTAATGAAATAAAAGAAGCGATTGATAAGCTAATGAAATTAGATATCATTGGTCCAGAAAAAGTTTATATAGATCCTGATTGCGGATTAAAGCTCTTACCTAGGGATATAGCTAAAGAAAAACTAATAAATATGGTTAAAGCTGCAAAAATAGCAAGAGAACAATACTAG
- a CDS encoding Zn-dependent protease: MERRSWREVVFAEISEPLSWILGILSITVALGGSQISNLYFYISPIFIGIIVGFVSHEYMHRYLSRKYHMVSRYTANVLGVLITLVSALLPIKLLMPGYVKTWALGPTSRKGILYSVAGGPITNIVIALALFVASFAFSSTFYFNFLRTVGWVNAYISLFNLIPIPPLDGDKIIRLDIVLWAILFIISLALVFII, translated from the coding sequence TTGGAAAGAAGGTCTTGGAGAGAGGTAGTGTTTGCAGAAATCAGTGAGCCTTTATCATGGATATTGGGTATATTATCTATAACAGTTGCTTTGGGAGGTAGCCAAATAAGCAATTTGTATTTCTATATTTCACCAATATTTATAGGAATTATTGTAGGTTTTGTCTCTCATGAATATATGCATAGGTATTTATCTAGGAAATATCATATGGTATCAAGATATACAGCTAATGTTTTAGGGGTTTTGATAACCCTTGTATCGGCTTTATTACCTATAAAGCTTTTGATGCCAGGTTATGTTAAAACATGGGCTTTAGGACCAACATCTAGAAAGGGTATATTATATTCTGTTGCTGGTGGACCTATAACAAATATTGTTATAGCGTTAGCCTTATTTGTTGCATCTTTTGCCTTCTCATCTACCTTTTATTTTAACTTTTTAAGAACTGTAGGTTGGGTAAATGCATATATATCTCTTTTTAATTTAATACCTATACCACCATTGGATGGAGATAAGATAATAAGGCTTGATATAGTTTTATGGGCAATTTTGTTTATAATATCTCTTGCCTTAGTTTTTATTATTTAA
- a CDS encoding L-threonylcarbamoyladenylate synthase → MIIKINIDCPDKEAIKEVAKVIKNGGVVVIPTDTVYGLTADPFNEKAMRKVYEVKGREEGKPLPILLGESHDAFSLVKPSETFWKLARAFWPGSLTIVENLSEKVPSHLSIWGSIGVRLPNCYFCRALAREVGGAIIGTSANISHMKSPVNVEEAYNMLKDKVDLYVDGGQARIGISSTVVSIINKEIKILREGAIKEEDIKRVLESE, encoded by the coding sequence TTGATTATAAAAATAAATATTGATTGTCCAGATAAAGAAGCAATAAAAGAAGTAGCTAAAGTCATAAAAAATGGTGGAGTAGTTGTTATACCTACAGATACAGTATATGGATTAACAGCAGATCCATTTAATGAAAAAGCTATGAGAAAAGTATATGAAGTTAAGGGGAGAGAAGAGGGGAAGCCTTTACCAATACTTTTAGGGGAAAGCCATGATGCATTTTCATTGGTAAAGCCTAGCGAAACTTTTTGGAAGCTAGCTAGAGCATTTTGGCCTGGCAGCTTAACAATTGTTGAAAATTTATCTGAAAAAGTTCCATCCCATTTATCTATATGGGGCAGCATAGGAGTTAGGCTCCCTAATTGTTATTTTTGTAGGGCATTGGCTAGAGAAGTTGGAGGGGCAATCATTGGAACAAGCGCAAACATTTCTCATATGAAATCACCTGTAAATGTTGAGGAAGCCTATAATATGTTAAAAGATAAGGTAGACCTTTATGTAGATGGGGGCCAAGCAAGGATAGGTATTTCTAGCACAGTTGTGAGCATAATAAATAAAGAAATTAAGATATTGAGAGAAGGGGCAATTAAAGAAGAAGATATAAAAAGGGTATTGGAAAGTGAATAA
- the gapN gene encoding NADP-dependent glyceraldehyde-3-phosphate dehydrogenase, with amino-acid sequence MRLINEKTKLNLDDPYFKDLYNIEDGIPVFKYFVNGEWKSSYDKAKIVSPIDNNTIAYISRPSETEVENAIDNIYKVGRWKIRDMPGDQRLKIIERMADLIEKHQDAIIDSLIINAGKTYNSAKGEVSATIERLKKAPLDLREIIGDLIPGDWSSEALETEALIRREPYGISLIIIPFNYPLFDSANKITYTMLPGNALILKPPSSDPIPSLFLVKAALDAGFPKESIALITIPGRSMSKVVSNSKISIINLTGSTKTGIEVMKEAGIKQFIMELGGGDPAIVLSDADINLASERISLAITSYSGQRCDSIKLILAENKIYDELKNKLLNELSKVKVGDPRDKSVSMGPLIDKSSADEWEEAVKDAEKKGCKIIFGGKRINETFITPALIECDQDKVKDLIAYKEEIFSSIAIITKFDDLNQAIELANGRRYGLDASIFGNDVNTIRKLIRLLEVGAIYINDMPKHGINYYPFGGRKDSGIGREGIGYSIGQVTAMKSIVYNYKGKRVWEYI; translated from the coding sequence ATGAGATTGATTAATGAAAAGACTAAGCTTAATTTAGATGACCCTTATTTTAAGGATTTGTATAACATTGAAGATGGGATCCCTGTTTTCAAATATTTTGTAAATGGAGAATGGAAAAGTAGTTATGATAAGGCAAAAATAGTTTCCCCCATTGATAACAATACAATAGCATATATCTCAAGACCAAGCGAAACTGAGGTTGAAAATGCTATTGACAACATTTACAAAGTTGGTAGATGGAAAATAAGGGATATGCCTGGAGATCAAAGGCTTAAGATAATTGAAAGAATGGCTGATTTAATTGAAAAGCATCAAGATGCTATAATTGATTCCCTCATTATAAATGCTGGTAAAACTTATAATTCAGCAAAAGGAGAGGTTTCTGCAACTATAGAAAGACTTAAAAAAGCACCTTTAGATTTGAGAGAAATTATTGGAGACCTAATACCTGGAGATTGGAGCTCTGAAGCACTTGAAACAGAGGCATTAATTAGAAGAGAACCCTATGGAATTTCTTTAATAATTATTCCATTCAATTATCCTTTATTTGATTCAGCAAACAAAATAACCTACACGATGTTACCAGGGAATGCATTAATTTTAAAGCCGCCGAGCTCTGATCCAATACCTTCTCTATTTTTAGTAAAAGCAGCCTTAGATGCAGGATTTCCTAAAGAGAGCATTGCCTTAATTACTATACCTGGAAGGTCTATGTCTAAAGTAGTATCTAATAGTAAAATAAGCATAATTAACTTAACTGGTAGCACAAAAACTGGTATAGAAGTTATGAAAGAAGCTGGAATTAAACAGTTTATAATGGAATTAGGGGGAGGAGATCCTGCTATAGTATTAAGCGATGCTGATATAAATTTAGCTTCAGAAAGGATTTCATTAGCAATAACCAGCTATAGCGGACAAAGATGTGATTCGATTAAATTAATTTTAGCAGAAAATAAAATATATGATGAACTTAAAAACAAATTATTAAATGAATTATCAAAAGTTAAGGTAGGAGATCCAAGAGATAAAAGTGTTTCTATGGGACCATTAATAGATAAGTCTAGTGCTGATGAGTGGGAAGAAGCAGTAAAAGATGCTGAAAAGAAAGGATGTAAAATAATATTTGGAGGAAAAAGGATTAATGAAACTTTTATAACACCTGCATTAATTGAGTGTGACCAAGATAAGGTTAAGGATCTCATTGCATATAAAGAAGAAATATTTTCATCAATAGCAATAATAACAAAGTTTGATGATTTAAACCAAGCAATAGAATTGGCAAATGGAAGAAGGTATGGCCTAGATGCATCAATATTTGGTAATGATGTTAATACCATTAGAAAATTGATTAGACTTCTTGAAGTAGGAGCGATATATATTAATGATATGCCAAAACATGGAATTAACTATTATCCCTTTGGAGGAAGAAAGGATTCTGGTATTGGTAGAGAAGGTATAGGATATAGTATTGGACAAGTTACAGCCATGAAATCTATAGTGTATAATTATAAGGGTAAAAGAGTTTGGGAATATATTTAA
- a CDS encoding proteasome assembly chaperone family protein, giving the protein MRRKVEIILNVNEEIFKDNVIITGFPGFGRVGYTAPKYLSLALQMKKVGYIMTERMPSVILVEDDGVGLPFEIYQNNNVTVLMNRAIPEIIDQNAFSKSISDWIKNMGFKYVVLIGGLSREFMSENETYWYRWISNTYYNGPKLEAPMMEKGLGVVGPLALLYIYLERLKIPTVMVLPYSIIEGVDYDAAFVGVKAILKNLLNMETAVPELEQLATKQREEIDKIVKMIQAESQKVGTSNIYM; this is encoded by the coding sequence ATGAGAAGAAAAGTTGAAATAATTTTAAATGTAAATGAAGAAATATTTAAAGATAATGTAATAATAACTGGTTTCCCAGGTTTTGGGAGAGTAGGTTATACTGCTCCAAAATACTTATCTCTTGCTTTGCAAATGAAAAAAGTTGGATATATTATGACTGAAAGGATGCCCTCAGTTATTTTGGTAGAGGATGATGGAGTAGGCTTACCGTTTGAAATATATCAAAATAATAATGTAACAGTTTTAATGAATAGGGCAATTCCAGAAATAATTGATCAAAACGCGTTTAGTAAGTCCATTTCTGATTGGATTAAAAATATGGGATTTAAATATGTAGTATTGATAGGGGGACTTAGCAGAGAATTTATGAGCGAAAATGAGACTTATTGGTATAGATGGATTAGCAATACATATTATAATGGGCCTAAACTAGAAGCCCCGATGATGGAAAAAGGCTTAGGTGTTGTAGGACCTCTAGCTCTTCTCTATATTTATTTGGAAAGATTAAAAATACCAACAGTAATGGTTTTACCTTATTCTATAATTGAAGGAGTGGACTATGATGCAGCATTCGTTGGAGTAAAGGCAATACTTAAGAATTTATTAAATATGGAAACGGCAGTGCCAGAACTTGAGCAACTTGCAACTAAACAAAGAGAAGAAATAGATAAAATAGTTAAGATGATTCAGGCAGAGTCACAAAAAGTGGGAACATCAAACATTTATATGTGA
- a CDS encoding AIR synthase family protein, whose translation MSKWIGKLPSEILKEIVLDNANSFKKASTIIGSEIGEDAALIDLGSCILAIHSDPITEARYYAGSLAVDIVTNDLAVTGVRPRWLILDILMPEKSLYSSLNSIMESAVKEAKNLNVEIVGGHTESTPGLVSPIIIGTAIGCSCRDCYVPTRNAKEGDLIFQIKPAGLEGSSIIATDFREKAIKAGVPLNIIESAADFVKRISIMKEALELSDRKLVNSMHDPTEGGLLGGIYEIAYSSNHDIEIYEEKVFVEEETKIISEKMNIDYLKLISSGSILASIPINKRDEAENVLKNLNVKYSIIGRVLNPSDNPKVFVKKGDKINIINSPPQDEISRLWAEKNE comes from the coding sequence TTGTCTAAATGGATCGGTAAATTACCTTCAGAAATATTAAAAGAAATTGTATTAGATAATGCAAACTCATTTAAAAAGGCCTCAACAATAATTGGCTCTGAAATTGGAGAGGATGCAGCTTTAATAGATTTAGGCTCATGCATATTAGCAATTCATTCAGATCCTATAACAGAAGCTAGATATTATGCAGGATCTTTAGCGGTTGATATAGTTACAAATGATTTAGCTGTAACAGGAGTTAGGCCTAGATGGCTTATTTTAGATATTTTAATGCCAGAAAAGTCTTTGTATTCTTCATTAAACAGCATTATGGAGAGCGCTGTTAAAGAAGCAAAAAATCTAAATGTTGAAATAGTTGGAGGACATACAGAATCTACTCCAGGCCTAGTTTCCCCTATTATTATTGGAACAGCAATTGGCTGCTCTTGTAGGGACTGTTATGTACCAACAAGGAATGCAAAAGAAGGGGATTTAATATTTCAAATAAAACCTGCAGGTCTAGAAGGGAGCTCTATAATTGCAACAGATTTCAGAGAAAAGGCAATAAAGGCAGGGGTTCCTTTAAATATAATAGAAAGTGCAGCTGATTTTGTAAAAAGGATAAGCATAATGAAAGAGGCATTAGAACTTTCAGATAGAAAGCTTGTTAATAGCATGCATGATCCAACAGAAGGGGGGTTATTAGGAGGGATATATGAGATAGCATATTCTTCAAATCATGATATAGAAATATATGAAGAAAAGGTGTTCGTTGAGGAGGAAACAAAAATTATATCTGAAAAAATGAATATAGATTATTTAAAGTTAATAAGCAGTGGTTCCATTTTAGCCTCAATACCAATAAACAAAAGAGATGAGGCAGAAAATGTTTTGAAAAACTTAAACGTTAAATATTCTATTATAGGAAGAGTATTAAATCCAAGCGATAATCCAAAAGTTTTTGTAAAAAAGGGAGATAAAATAAATATAATAAATTCACCTCCCCAAGATGAGATATCAAGGCTTTGGGCTGAAAAAAATGAATGA
- the argF gene encoding ornithine carbamoyltransferase has translation MSINELKGKDMLCLKDFSPEQVRYLIDLGLDLKRRYHAGERILNTLNGRSIAMIFEKPSTRTRVSLEVAAYQLGAQPIVLGWNELQLGRGEPIKDTARVLSRFVNGITARVRNHNDLIEMAKYASVPIINALSDLSHPMQVIADYMTIYEKKGKFKGLKFAFVGDGSDNMVHSLMIISSQLGVDFYVGSPKDLKPNEEILNAAKKFAEISGSKIVFTEDPFEAVDKADVVYTDVFVSMGQEDIAEAKKKILRPYQVNTKLMERADNKAIFLHCLPAHRGEEVTEEVIEGPWSAVWDEAENRLHSEKAILTSLIP, from the coding sequence ATGTCAATTAATGAATTAAAAGGAAAAGATATGCTGTGTTTAAAAGATTTCAGCCCTGAGCAGGTAAGGTATTTAATTGATTTAGGTTTGGACTTAAAAAGAAGATATCATGCTGGAGAAAGGATTTTAAATACATTAAATGGGAGAAGCATTGCTATGATTTTTGAAAAGCCTTCAACAAGAACAAGGGTGAGCTTAGAGGTTGCAGCATATCAACTAGGTGCACAACCTATTGTATTAGGATGGAATGAACTTCAATTAGGAAGAGGCGAGCCTATAAAAGATACTGCTAGAGTCTTATCAAGGTTTGTTAATGGAATAACAGCTAGAGTAAGGAATCATAATGATTTAATTGAAATGGCCAAATATGCTAGTGTTCCTATTATAAATGCTTTAAGCGATCTATCCCATCCAATGCAGGTAATAGCAGATTATATGACAATATATGAAAAGAAAGGTAAATTTAAGGGATTAAAGTTTGCATTTGTAGGCGATGGAAGCGATAACATGGTACATAGCTTAATGATTATATCTTCTCAATTAGGGGTAGACTTTTATGTTGGGTCTCCAAAAGATCTCAAGCCAAACGAAGAAATATTAAATGCTGCAAAGAAATTTGCTGAAATAAGTGGATCAAAAATAGTATTTACTGAAGATCCCTTTGAGGCTGTAGATAAGGCTGACGTAGTTTATACAGATGTTTTTGTAAGCATGGGACAAGAAGATATTGCTGAGGCTAAGAAGAAAATACTAAGACCTTATCAAGTTAACACAAAACTTATGGAAAGAGCTGATAATAAAGCAATATTCTTACATTGTCTACCAGCCCATAGAGGAGAAGAAGTAACAGAAGAAGTTATAGAAGGTCCTTGGTCAGCAGTATGGGATGAAGCGGAAAATAGATTACATAGCGAAAAGGCAATTTTAACTTCTCTTATACCATGA
- a CDS encoding PUA domain-containing protein, with protein sequence MKIIEPDEDQIRIIRSILSYQFDERVAEAFIKLPLKISMRLGKIRYVYLNGNRIMTLRPTDFGFTLSIEAGKIILENSDYPKYRVVVRDDVEYMGDVMGIDVIDSDQSIKPGDEVVIISNKGEIIGIGKAKVPGFMMKSMGKGEVVRFRKVLRNEKKS encoded by the coding sequence ATGAAAATAATTGAGCCTGATGAAGATCAAATAAGAATTATTAGATCAATTTTATCATATCAATTTGATGAAAGGGTAGCTGAGGCTTTTATAAAATTACCTTTAAAAATATCAATGAGGTTAGGTAAAATAAGGTATGTTTATCTTAATGGAAACAGAATAATGACATTAAGACCAACAGATTTTGGATTTACTTTAAGTATCGAGGCTGGGAAAATAATTTTAGAAAATTCTGATTATCCAAAATATAGAGTTGTTGTTAGGGATGATGTAGAATATATGGGGGATGTAATGGGAATAGATGTTATAGATTCGGATCAATCAATAAAACCAGGAGATGAGGTGGTCATAATAAGTAATAAAGGAGAAATAATAGGTATAGGAAAGGCTAAGGTGCCCGGATTCATGATGAAATCTATGGGTAAGGGTGAGGTTGTGAGATTTAGGAAGGTGTTAAGAAATGAGAAGAAAAGTTGA